caatgcaaccagcaaagatatacagagatggagaggaaacagggaggtaagccacctaatttaatcttaaaaatatgttttataatgtaggctatttattatgactattattatttggctattttaaaaataaaaataaataataaaaaaaagtataggctgctaataataacagtaggtatggttcgaatgtatattattataaacatgtctctatattgcagcgctctgtgttttcctgtgcaccaactcccaatcatagactgtaaaaaagtgcATGATAATCCTAAATAGTAGCTATGTGACATTAGTAATTTTCAATACTATTTTGAGCAGATTGCACATTGAGATGCAGGGCTTATCCTTTTATAGTGTGCATGTTAACCAGTGTTCCTTATATGTGTGCAATAACTCCGACTGTAGTTACCATAAtccttcacgtcactttttctctttttccatctccaaacctcttctgtgtctttattgcaacttgaagaattttgtaaaatccCATCTGTATTTGCATTTTAAACTCCACGAGacttcaatttaaaatgttgcagggtcatttattgataaattattgatcataaattatactgatgataataaataatataataatattgggcttgttttgggccccccacccctctaggtattcttcatacctgagaagaatatgaaACAGATGTCAGAAAATCCCTTATAGCCTCACGCTGTATTTGAAACTACTCTTTACTCAtatcagtgttgttgtgttaatATTCATTGTCTATTATACACTACGGTAGACgataatatttcagtttcagtgtatgcaatattaagaatattttcaCTGCTTCAAAAGTCATAAGAAAGCCCTTTCCCTCGAGAAACTGAAGTCATATGCTTTATAGCAGTGCTTTTCAAAGTGGGGACAGGGACCCCTGGGTGCCGCGAGGGGACGCTAGGGGGGCCATGGCAAGCTGGCATAAAaagtatagcaaaacaaaatttaataaattaaattattaaagtaaaccaaattaaaccaaaaataagctaaacaatattcccataatgtttCCATAATGGCCCTAAGTTTAGGCTAAAAGGACCCATAtctatttgaaagttgaactgttttgccatatgaggtcaacacaatacaggactgaagccgctgtgcattgttctagtgtttctgttttgttttttttactgtatttgcttaatgtcattgtataaaaagaggtttaaataaatacaaatcttacagacatacatgatttgtataatttttatttctgtggtaagatgacttgaagtgactcgaaactaaaatggtaggacttggactcgacttgagacttgttggctttgacttctgactcgactcgagacttgactcatctttgactcgacttgactcgggactcgagggcaaagacttgagacttacttgtgacttgcataacaatgactttgtcccacctctgttgttttcacaaaaataaaattgaaggcAGCGACGAAGATGAGGAAGTAGTAATAATTCTCATGCATCAAATCAGAatggtttctgaaggatcatgtgacaatgatCGTTATTTGAATTGctatatttcacagtattgctgtattttcattcaaattattaatgcatttttgAAAAACCACAAAGTAGATTAGTGTAAATTATAAACAGTTATAGTACATGCTTAAACTATGATTACACTTCAGGCAATGTAAATGTTCCAGTGTCCTATAGTCTCTAAACTTTTGTCACAGTTGTAAATGTCCAAGTTACTTAGTACTGTtatgttggtaaaaaaaaaattaaactagcTTTTTTTGATagatagagatagatagatagatatggtGGAAAAAAGCTACTTTAAAAGCATGTAGCCTATGTGATGGCACTTTTTAATGCACTACTTAATATGCAAATGTTGTCAGTTATATTTGTGAAGTTTTAAAACATGCACAGATCTGGTCTTCTTACCCTTTCTCTGGCATTTCTTGTATTGATGATTTTAGCAGCAAGCCTCATCCCTGTCTTAATCTCGGTACATTTGTGTACCTTGCCAAAACGACCgctgaaaatgtaaaatgattGACATTAAGGATGAGGAATAAGGATCACTATGACAATATTTTGCTAATAAAATAAGtgaaaatatagctgcaagcagcaattattGGGGCcagaccaactgcaacaatgagcaattaaagacattaagatGATTTCAGGCAAAATGGCTGAAAAATCAAATACAGTCACTAGTAatttgatttaatggtttatggTTTAATTTATGGACGGAGTATGAAGATGATCTTACTCGAATTTTCGAATAGTCTATAGGAGTAGTACGTTATTAAAAGAACAATGGCAGACAGGAAGTTTAGCTGACTATGGCAAatttggtatccatgttctctgTTCTCTAGCAGGAATCTATTAAGGCCATTCATCTATTAAGTTGCATTATAATAGGcttatttaatcaaaagttaatAGCCTTTCTGTAAATTTCATTATAACATTTTACCACAAGGGGCGCTGCCCAGAATCTTTGAGTACTGTCAGCGCATGGTGCCAAATACACATATCGAGTTTCATATGCCAAATTCAAAACTACCAACACCCAAAATGGCCGATGTGGTGTAAAAAGGGCATTGTTTGAATTCAATCACCTTGAGCCATGGAATCATTGAGGGGGAaattgtttctagcccttatggttcaaaatgtattaaacctgagtgcaactttggacaatTGGTGGCAcgagagggattgagttagacaCTCCAAATTTGCCTTAGGTGACATTTCCAACTATATCTATATGAGAGCCAAATTTCTTAGCTTTCACGTATGCGTTTCTATGGGCTTCTATCCAACAGATACAGTGCCTTTGCACCTTTGATGCTTGGCCCCTAACAAAATGTAGAATAACTCAGAAGCAGTTACTATAGCAGAAATTTTAGCTTCAGCTTACCCTCCCAGCACTTCTCTGGTGTGGATACTGAAGGTATCACAGGGTGGAGGGTTAGACTTCAGCGACACAAACCGGTGAGCAAAAGGGGCAGGCTGAGGTGAAACATCATCTGAAAAGAGCAAGGACAGTTACAAGTGTTCTTTCAGACAACAATCTTTCAGTCTATTTCATTGTGAATCTTGGGTCAGAGATCACAATGGGACATTGATGGTGTTGATATCTGATTTATAATGCTCTTCATGTTGGGTTGGAGTGGGAACAGCTGCAGGAGAGTAATGGGGCAATAATGTGCCAGGGACAAAGGATTATCATATTCTAAGGTCAGGCTATATTCGAGGCCTTGCTGTCACCTCTTTAACCTTTAAAAACACATGTACGCAAGTGGAAATTGTCATTTTGTGGTCGCTGTTCTGTTCTCTTCTGGAAATCGTTTACTGACATCGTCAATtacaaatatacttttttttaacaacaaatGTTAAAACAAACGTTGCTTACCTATAActttaaaacaagttttatatgGATTACTAGTCTTTAACTGTACTGGATTCTTCTCTGTAGCTGgacttattttaatttgtattcCAGTAGATCCGTGGTTTACTGCTCCGACTGCTTCGGCCGTTTTCTTAGCCATTGGTGCCGTTACCATGTTGACCAAATCAGCCTTTCCTCCAGTGACATGTAATCTGTATAAGAAAAACAttgatatttatgtattatatatagtaATGTCTAAAGGTTTAAGGGTAACGgttagtaatgtttttgaaagaagtttcttgggaaatttttttttttaattgctggggggaaaaaatgtatatatatttttttaatgttcctGTTGGTAGCAAAGCTTAATTTTTAGCATCACTCCAGTCTTccttgtcacatgatccttaagaaatcaatctgatatgatgatttggtaTTCAAAAACATACCTGAGcttaaagagtttttttttttttttttttttaaacacgtgtgattgtttaaaaataatgtcACGGTTTTGTCTCTTATTTTACAATACAATTAGTTGAACTGCTGCAAAGGTTACATTTCATTTTAAGGACCAAAGTTGgccaaaaactgaaaataagcccatgatttactcaccctcaagccatcctaggcgcacgacatttcagacaaatacaatacaAAGTTATATTAAAGAAAATGTCCTGGCAAAtgaaagctttataatggcagtgaatgggagcccaaaatttgaagctcaaaaggtgcatccatccattataaacgtACTTTACATAGCTCTGGGGGGTTATTAAAGGCCTTGtgaagcgaatcgatgggtttatgtaagaaaaatatacaaaacACACTTTCTGCGCAAGTTGAATATGGATGGTGGTCTAggagaagctagatattttactttatgatGTTTTAAAGTTGGgtgtttttttcttaaatgcATCAATTTGCCTcaagaaggcctttattaacccacccgagccatatggattacttttataatggaagGATGCACTTTGAGCTTCAAATTTCACTTCTATTCACGGTCATTATAAAATTTGGATTagccagaatattttttaatacaactaattttattcatctgaaaggaTAATGTCATCAACTTGAGGgttagtaaatcatgggctaattttcatttttggttgaaccatccctttaaactGTTGAACATCGTTTTACCTCTGTAAAGAGTTGGGGCAGCTCTGCACTTGTCTAAGGGAGGAAGCCACTTGTGTTGCTGTGGTAACATTCAAACCCACTGTTTTTGGTGGTTTGTGGCTTGGTGGAAACAATGTTGCGTCTTGTGACGTTGTCATTTTTGTTGTAGGTGTATTAACTGATGATTTTCCAGAACTCTGCGCAGTTGCTGCAGGAAGAATCACATTTGCTTTGGGAACTTTTTGGGTTGCTGTTGAATCTGTAGGGACTTCTGTTAAAGTCAGCTTGGGAGGATTGCTGGGTACCAATGAAGCCATACGTGGAGGCATTTCTGGAGCACCCAGTCCAGTTGTTTTTGGCAAGTTATGATTTGGTAGGATTGCATTCACTGTTTCAGTATGCTTCAGTCCCGTTGTCACAGGAACAGAGGCTGACGTCAACTTTGGTGATTTAGTTTTTGTTAGTGACACCTTCCTGTCATCTTGGCCTTCTGGTTTTGGTGGAGTAATGGCAGAGTTCCTCTTGGTCCCCGTTGAAGCAGCAACGGTGGGTAGCAGGACATCATTCTGGGTCTTTTTTTCAAGAGTATTCATTTTCTGTGTTTGCTCATGATGTTGAGATCTTAGGGTTGCAGTGGGCGTTTCTCTTCCTCCTCTGATTTGCAATTTAGGTTCATTTTGAACTTTGACCTCTGAATCTTTTCTAGCTTGATGGTGCTCTCTTCTCTTCCCATTAATTTCATTGACTTCTAGCAAAATACCTGCATAAACACACAGATTAAACACTATAAAAGGCACGTTCGCACCAAGGATGGATGATTCACTTTTTCAACTGAAGAatgattaaaaacattaaagcaGGATGAATTCTGATTGGCCGTTAgagacaaaagttttttttttttaaacaggttGCATTTTTGCCAGTTCAGGTCAAAGAAGCGAGCAAAGTTGAACATAACCGATGGCCATCCCTTATGCAGATAAATATCTAAGTTTCTTTATTTCTCTTCTCACTAACATTTAGATATTGAAATCCATTAAAATGCTAACAAAAACGAACTAGCTAGGTAAGCCGATTACCTTAAAGTTCTATAGATAATCACAGTTCATACTGCTGTTACACTtaagtttttcttttgtttagcTGACATTCAGCATAAAGCCTATTACTGTTTGTTCTTTAGTCAGGTGATTTATGGGTCTCACTGTCATTCCGTAATTCATAAATAGTTCACACACTAACAAGCCATGGTCAAAACTGACCATGACAATCCCATGGCACCACTTCACTTTTCCAAATGAATTCTGCTCATAGTGAAATAACAGTTTACTGTATTACCTTTATCTGAGGGTTTATTAAAGGCATGGGGCACCATTTTATGGTCTCTGTCAAAGCGAACATAGACTTCCTCCTGtcaaaagagaagaaaaaaaaacagtttacaAACAGAGTTCATGGAAGAGTTCATCAATGAGAGTTCATGGAAgtttacaccgatcaggcataacattatgacctaatattatgttggtctcccttttgctgccaaaacagccctgacctgttaaagaatggactccactagatgttagcagcagatcctataagtcctgtaagttgagaGGTGGGGGCTCCATGGATCGAACttatttgttcagcacatcccacagatgctcgaatttggaggccaagtcaacatctCAAGCttattgttgtgctcctcaaactattcctgaactacttttgcATTGTGGCAggatgcattatcctgctgaataaggccacagccaccagggaataacgTTTCCATAAAAGGGTTCACATGGTCTGCAATAATGCTTAGgcaggtggtacatgtcaaagaagcatccacatgaatggcaggacccaaggtttcccagcagaacattgcccaaagcatcgcACTGCCTCCACCGACTTGACATCTTCCCAAATTGCATCCTGGTGATACGTGTTCTACAGGTAAGCGATGTGGACACACCCAGTCCTCcgtgtgatgtaaaagaaaatgtgattcatcagaccaggtttGAGGACAAACGTTCAATTGCTGCCTAATGTATCCCACCcgctaacaggtgccatgatggaGATAATCAATCATTGTTATTCATGTTCACATATTGTcatatgcctgatcggtgtacaaGCAATTTTGACTCATCCTTTGTACTGACCACAGAGGTTCGAACGGGCAGTGATTTCCGTCTCTGTAGAGCCACTAAAGGCAcagacactctctcacactgtcTGTCCTCCAGACCTTTCATATTTAAGAGAGAGAACAGAAAAATAATGATTGAAACACTTAGGCCACTTGGAAATCTGAATGTCAATGCATTTTGGTTTTCATACCACATGCCAGCTCCTCCAAGACTGTTCTCATCTCCAAGACTTTCTTTTCAAGAGAATCCAGGAGTCTGGTCTGAGCTGACAGCTGGCTGGTCACAGTCTCCTGCAGTGTTTTGTGCTGGACGCAGGTGGCACACATGGGGCAACTTCTCCCTGAGCTCAGGAGGAGCTGCTCTACTTTAAACCGCAGGTCATCAACCTTGGCCTCCAGGGTTGGGGGATTGGATGGAGGCACAGGGCATTTCATAGAGTTTTTGACAGACATGGAATAAAGGTTGTGCTAAGGGGA
This region of Pseudorasbora parva isolate DD20220531a chromosome 6, ASM2467924v1, whole genome shotgun sequence genomic DNA includes:
- the mylk2 gene encoding myosin light chain kinase 2, skeletal/cardiac muscle, producing the protein MSVKNSMKCPVPPSNPPTLEAKVDDLRFKVEQLLLSSGRSCPMCATCVQHKTLQETVTSQLSAQTRLLDSLEKKVLEMRTVLEELACGLEDRQCERVSVPLVALQRRKSLPVRTSVEEVYVRFDRDHKMVPHAFNKPSDKGILLEVNEINGKRREHHQARKDSEVKVQNEPKLQIRGGRETPTATLRSQHHEQTQKMNTLEKKTQNDVLLPTVAASTGTKRNSAITPPKPEGQDDRKVSLTKTKSPKLTSASVPVTTGLKHTETVNAILPNHNLPKTTGLGAPEMPPRMASLVPSNPPKLTLTEVPTDSTATQKVPKANVILPAATAQSSGKSSVNTPTTKMTTSQDATLFPPSHKPPKTVGLNVTTATQVASSLRQVQSCPNSLQRLHVTGGKADLVNMVTAPMAKKTAEAVGAVNHGSTGIQIKISPATEKNPVQLKTSNPYKTCFKVIDDVSPQPAPFAHRFVSLKSNPPPCDTFSIHTREVLGGGRFGKVHKCTEIKTGMRLAAKIINTRNARERDMALNEMQVMNQLSHPNILQLYEAFEVKNQVVLILEYVEGGELFERIVDESCLLTEVDAMVFVKQICEGVQYMHQMYVLHLDLKPENILLVNHSSHQVKIIDFGLARRYKPREKLKVSFGTPEFLAPEVVNFDFVSFPTDMWTLGVVTYMLLSGLSPFLGDDDGQTLNNVLMGNWYFDEDAFEHVSAEARDFVSNLLIRERSGRMSATQCLKHPWLNNISEKAKSSNIVLKSQVLLKKYMARRMWKKNYIAIAAANRFKKIASSGSLTELGF